One window of Thermocoleostomius sinensis A174 genomic DNA carries:
- a CDS encoding O-antigen ligase family protein — protein sequence MFIHQQNRSIYLPIAIVTGAIGLGAVVGLLAGAKPLYLGILLVAALVFLLFFLRFEQTVLGLLILRSAIDSFVGLQLPSVFAVGLNLLIIVYVLMALATDRSVRTDRFWWFFAGWWLIQGLWLVLLAMGALGHSASLMSDSIREWVRLFSWVMVYLLILQLRGRVAPQTIISALFLSLIIPIAVAVLQMVAPSVLPNELSPVMGLDPGAALPDEGVRIRGTIGHANSFTTYLLLFIALTLWKMEHSKQRWLWLPLLGTLIVCLVAAKALFGVVMLGVFMLVLMAPRLNGLNLIGGAILFTLVIALFASSEFGRQRLGSIANTPLLNPDIDISRAILLSNSDYNSFNWRISQWYTLLNAWKQYPIFGYGLGLSIHTSGNNLLPHNDYIRSLVEGGVVGFSAFIGLLGMQAMRLLRLRQRLQPGPQRNFCWTLFAMFVAMCVGMITENIWSHTLLFFYWWTLWVAASWDWEQPTSQPVSVPET from the coding sequence GTGTTTATTCATCAACAAAATCGTTCCATATATTTACCGATTGCTATTGTCACCGGGGCAATCGGACTAGGAGCCGTCGTTGGATTACTCGCTGGGGCCAAACCCTTGTATTTAGGCATCTTACTCGTTGCTGCTCTGGTCTTTCTGCTGTTTTTTCTGCGATTTGAGCAAACAGTCTTAGGATTGCTAATTTTACGCAGCGCGATCGACAGTTTTGTGGGGCTACAGTTGCCGTCTGTTTTTGCCGTTGGCTTAAATTTGCTCATCATCGTTTATGTACTTATGGCTTTGGCAACCGATCGATCTGTGCGTACCGATCGATTTTGGTGGTTTTTTGCAGGTTGGTGGCTGATACAAGGCTTGTGGCTGGTGCTGCTGGCAATGGGCGCATTGGGACACTCTGCCTCGCTGATGTCAGACAGCATTCGCGAGTGGGTGCGGCTGTTTTCTTGGGTCATGGTGTATCTGCTGATTCTGCAACTGCGCGGTCGCGTTGCGCCTCAAACCATTATCTCTGCGCTGTTTCTATCGTTAATTATCCCGATTGCGGTGGCGGTGCTGCAAATGGTGGCTCCTTCAGTGCTGCCGAATGAACTATCTCCGGTGATGGGATTAGATCCAGGTGCGGCCCTACCCGATGAAGGCGTGCGAATTCGCGGCACGATCGGTCATGCCAATAGCTTTACCACGTATCTCCTCTTGTTTATCGCCTTGACGCTATGGAAAATGGAACACTCTAAACAACGCTGGCTGTGGTTGCCGCTGCTAGGGACATTGATCGTTTGCCTTGTTGCAGCTAAAGCGCTATTCGGCGTGGTGATGCTAGGTGTGTTCATGCTGGTGTTAATGGCTCCCCGGCTAAACGGGCTGAACTTGATTGGTGGCGCAATTTTATTCACGCTGGTGATTGCCTTGTTTGCCAGCAGCGAATTTGGTAGACAACGACTCGGTTCGATCGCCAATACCCCGCTACTAAATCCAGACATCGACATTTCTCGCGCAATTTTATTGTCTAACTCAGATTACAACAGTTTCAATTGGCGAATTTCTCAATGGTATACATTGCTGAATGCCTGGAAGCAGTATCCAATTTTTGGCTATGGACTGGGATTAAGTATTCACACTTCAGGTAATAACTTGCTTCCTCACAATGATTACATTCGATCGTTAGTAGAGGGAGGCGTTGTTGGATTTAGCGCGTTTATAGGCTTATTGGGGATGCAAGCCATGCGCTTGTTGCGCCTACGACAACGGTTGCAACCCGGACCTCAGCGCAATTTTTGCTGGACACTTTTTGCGATGTTTGTGGCAATGTGTGTAGGCATGATAACTGAAAATATCTGGAGTCACACTTTGCTGTTTTTCTATTGGTGGACACTCTGGGTTGCGGCTAGTTGGGACTGGGAACAGCCCACATCCCAGCCTGTATCTGTACCAGAAACGTAA
- a CDS encoding GumC family protein: MSKISSLPLILKRHSWAALATFASVVGTACVYLYTASPVYEASGRLMLDERRTSVSELGRALSEIPEGSQGSNPIATQAELVKSQRVLRRAIDQVFPEGTSPLDQPVVTPEQLSQDLQIKIVPATNILELSYRHSDPQVAADLLNAIADAMIQENVESIRREASSVRKFLEDRVPQQQARLEQAEAIESQYRQSSGVVSFEAQTSRLVESLAEIENEERTVMADLRQAQTRDALLQQVTGLTALRSAYTAVRVGQDEGLRNLRTQLSELEAKVIEHRSRLGERHPDLLAAIEQRDEMRAYYAQQLARLVPSGESVPASAEAADDVSKDLISQYIVGEVERTALEDRLRVVKTERQGLQSRISELPIKQQQLSALVRQREEAEATLKLLQSKLEEARIAEAQLVSNVQALDLAEIPDSPAVPNPPVVFVLAIVAGTLLSAGVVALLEAMDDVVRSAPEVEAAIQLPVLSDLPKLEPIATSPYELEHFLNDANLVEPYRLLLKTLEFRKDNQLNVILVSSAMAGEGKSDLAARLAAVAAMFARRTLLIDADLRQPIQHGLFNVPARPGLTDVIEGRKTLSEAVQTTEFGNLSLLPHGAWLARPSVIVEAPTMKTLISDAAARYDLVIIDTSPISLCVDAVTLSHLTDGLLFVARPDHTAKTAMMRAITELKGSGTSILGVVLNRTTDMTRPPDSSLIEQLQPAIDSLHSLRQPSVNN, translated from the coding sequence TCATTCCTGGGCAGCTTTGGCGACCTTTGCCTCTGTGGTAGGTACAGCTTGCGTATATTTATATACAGCTTCTCCTGTTTACGAAGCATCTGGGCGACTGATGCTAGATGAACGGCGCACTAGCGTCTCTGAGTTGGGTCGCGCGTTATCAGAAATTCCTGAAGGCTCGCAAGGTTCTAATCCGATCGCCACACAGGCGGAGTTGGTGAAGTCGCAGCGGGTATTACGTCGAGCTATAGACCAAGTGTTTCCAGAGGGGACAAGCCCCCTCGATCAACCAGTTGTCACTCCTGAACAGCTAAGCCAGGACTTGCAAATCAAAATTGTGCCGGCTACCAATATTCTGGAATTAAGTTATCGTCATTCCGATCCTCAGGTGGCAGCGGATCTTTTAAATGCGATCGCAGATGCCATGATTCAGGAAAACGTTGAGTCAATCCGACGGGAAGCGTCGTCGGTGCGCAAATTTTTGGAAGATCGCGTTCCTCAACAACAAGCTCGCTTAGAACAAGCAGAAGCGATCGAAAGTCAGTACCGTCAGTCCAGCGGGGTTGTCTCGTTTGAAGCGCAAACTAGCCGATTGGTAGAAAGCTTAGCCGAAATTGAGAATGAAGAACGAACCGTCATGGCAGACTTACGGCAAGCGCAAACGCGAGATGCCTTGTTACAACAAGTGACAGGGTTGACGGCTTTGCGGAGTGCTTATACCGCTGTGCGAGTTGGACAAGATGAAGGGCTGCGCAACCTCAGAACGCAATTGTCCGAGTTGGAAGCGAAGGTGATTGAACATCGATCGCGCTTGGGCGAACGCCATCCCGATTTGCTGGCCGCCATAGAACAACGAGACGAAATGCGAGCCTATTATGCTCAACAACTGGCGCGGCTGGTACCCAGCGGCGAATCCGTTCCAGCTAGTGCAGAAGCCGCAGACGATGTTAGTAAAGATTTAATTTCACAGTACATTGTGGGCGAAGTTGAGCGCACGGCATTGGAAGATCGGCTGAGGGTTGTAAAAACTGAACGGCAAGGTCTACAATCACGGATTTCAGAACTACCGATTAAACAACAGCAGTTATCGGCGTTGGTGCGGCAACGAGAAGAAGCTGAAGCCACGCTCAAACTTTTGCAAAGCAAATTGGAGGAAGCCCGGATTGCCGAAGCTCAATTGGTCAGCAATGTACAAGCGCTAGATTTAGCAGAAATTCCGGATTCTCCGGCTGTGCCGAATCCACCTGTGGTATTTGTGTTGGCAATTGTGGCAGGAACACTGCTGTCGGCTGGGGTTGTAGCGCTGCTAGAAGCAATGGATGATGTGGTGCGCAGTGCACCCGAAGTGGAAGCCGCCATTCAACTTCCGGTGTTAAGCGACTTGCCCAAGCTAGAGCCGATCGCCACCTCTCCCTATGAACTAGAGCATTTCCTCAACGACGCCAACCTTGTTGAACCCTATCGCTTGTTGTTGAAGACGCTGGAATTTCGCAAAGATAATCAACTGAACGTAATTTTGGTGAGCAGTGCGATGGCAGGAGAGGGCAAATCGGATTTAGCCGCTCGGTTGGCGGCGGTGGCTGCTATGTTTGCTCGTCGCACCCTGTTAATTGATGCTGACTTACGGCAACCCATTCAACACGGACTGTTTAATGTGCCTGCTCGACCCGGGCTAACCGATGTCATTGAAGGGCGCAAAACGTTGTCAGAAGCAGTGCAGACAACGGAATTTGGCAATTTGTCGCTGTTGCCTCATGGCGCTTGGTTGGCTCGCCCGTCGGTAATTGTGGAAGCACCCACTATGAAAACGCTGATCAGTGATGCGGCTGCTCGCTACGATTTAGTAATCATTGATACATCTCCAATCAGCCTGTGTGTGGACGCCGTCACGTTGAGTCATCTAACCGATGGCTTGTTGTTTGTCGCTCGGCCAGACCATACTGCTAAAACTGCGATGATGCGCGCCATTACCGAGTTAAAAGGTAGCGGCACCTCGATCTTGGGAGTTGTTCTCAACCGTACCACTGATATGACGCGCCCACCTGATAGCTCTTTGATTGAGCAACTTCAGCCAGCGATCGACTCACTCCACTCTCTGAGGCAACCGTCTGTCAATAACTGA
- a CDS encoding SLBB domain-containing protein, giving the protein MRLSVFSPSIAIAILSVFGVGTATVAQSISPTEQRAEPIPEQTVPAMSVNSALSDVSWSDPSSTPLKAGDRLQVTVVGFPELSGEQLVTSNGGIQLPMAGLIQVSGLTPPQAVAKITDALLPYVRYPQVGLSVVAFSPIRVSITGEVRHPGPRVMSAATASTQATSPIPTSSAMTLSEALTLAGGITPNADVQNILIRRTVHHHDDSGSSNPPAVARTEIPVDLWQAIQTGDLSADPRLQDGDEIIVPTIQVAHSYQRQLLASTIAPAQITVQVAGEVLNPGQIQVDPRSGVSEAVAAAGGPTDDANTRSIELLRMVDGRLERQTYDFGDASSPLLDGDVIVVSKSNSSSLLDSLGRIIPLLNPFLFLF; this is encoded by the coding sequence ATGAGACTATCAGTTTTCTCACCATCAATTGCGATCGCTATCCTTTCTGTCTTTGGAGTTGGAACAGCGACCGTGGCACAATCGATCTCGCCCACTGAGCAGAGAGCCGAGCCGATCCCTGAGCAAACAGTTCCAGCAATGTCTGTGAACTCCGCGTTGAGCGACGTCTCATGGAGCGATCCGTCCTCAACCCCCCTCAAGGCTGGCGATCGATTACAAGTCACCGTTGTGGGATTTCCCGAACTCTCTGGAGAACAACTTGTTACTTCAAACGGTGGAATTCAGTTACCTATGGCCGGTTTAATTCAGGTATCTGGATTAACGCCGCCGCAAGCCGTGGCCAAAATTACCGATGCTCTTCTGCCCTATGTCCGCTATCCGCAGGTGGGGTTGTCAGTTGTTGCCTTCAGCCCTATCCGAGTTAGCATTACCGGGGAAGTGCGTCATCCTGGACCGCGCGTCATGTCCGCTGCGACTGCTTCTACTCAGGCAACGAGTCCCATCCCAACCAGCAGTGCCATGACGTTGAGCGAGGCGCTGACGTTAGCCGGCGGTATCACCCCCAATGCAGATGTGCAGAACATTCTCATTCGTCGTACTGTTCATCATCATGATGATTCTGGTAGTTCCAACCCTCCTGCTGTTGCTCGAACAGAAATTCCAGTGGATTTATGGCAGGCAATTCAGACAGGGGATCTGTCCGCTGATCCACGTTTGCAAGATGGAGATGAAATCATCGTGCCGACGATTCAAGTTGCGCACAGTTATCAACGGCAATTGCTAGCCTCGACCATCGCTCCGGCTCAAATTACGGTACAGGTTGCGGGAGAGGTGCTAAATCCCGGACAAATTCAAGTCGATCCGCGATCGGGGGTCAGCGAAGCAGTCGCGGCGGCAGGTGGCCCTACCGATGATGCCAACACACGATCGATTGAACTATTGCGCATGGTAGATGGTCGATTAGAGCGCCAAACCTATGATTTTGGCGATGCGTCTAGCCCGTTACTGGATGGCGATGTCATTGTAGTTTCCAAATCTAATTCCAGTAGCCTTCTTGATTCGTTAGGACGAATTATTCCATTACTTAATCCATTCCTATTCTTGTTCTAG